In the Thauera sedimentorum genome, one interval contains:
- a CDS encoding prepilin-type N-terminal cleavage/methylation domain-containing protein encodes MASQGARVSMPISAPGICSAAALRRRQAAPKGFTLIEVLVVLLILGVAVSGASLGLDAIHRRDTDLAVRRLQMVLEATAERARTLGQSIEFEILPDGYRFNMLDTDGRWVPFHEAPLFVERELPPAVRWGALVQPSAEAGRIKFGSFSPRFELVVDTPDGAVRLLGQVTGAVVLQEIERLAR; translated from the coding sequence ATGGCAAGTCAGGGGGCGAGAGTTTCGATGCCGATATCGGCTCCTGGAATCTGTAGCGCAGCCGCGCTCCGTCGAAGGCAGGCAGCGCCAAAGGGCTTTACGCTCATCGAAGTGCTGGTGGTGCTGCTGATTCTGGGCGTTGCCGTGTCCGGCGCCAGTCTTGGCCTTGATGCAATCCATCGTCGCGACACCGATCTGGCGGTACGGCGGCTGCAGATGGTTTTGGAGGCGACCGCAGAACGTGCCCGAACGCTGGGCCAGAGTATCGAGTTTGAGATCCTTCCGGACGGCTATCGATTCAATATGCTGGACACGGATGGTCGCTGGGTGCCGTTTCATGAGGCGCCGCTCTTCGTGGAGCGGGAGTTGCCGCCCGCCGTGCGCTGGGGCGCGCTCGTGCAGCCGTCTGCCGAGGCGGGGCGAATCAAGTTCGGCAGTTTCTCACCGCGCTTTGAACTGGTCGTCGATACACCCGACGGCGCCGTGCGTCTGCTCGGCCAAGTCACCGGCGCGGTAGTGCTGCAGGAAATCGAGCGGCTTGCGCGATGA
- the gspG gene encoding type II secretion system major pseudopilin GspG, with amino-acid sequence MIALSAVQRQRGFTLIEVMVVIVILGVLAALVVPRIMSRPDEARVVAAKQDIATIMQALKLYKLDNRHYPSNAQGLSALLERPAGNPTPENWKRYLERLPLDPWGKPYQYLNPGLQGEVDVMSFGADGKSGGESFDADIGSWNL; translated from the coding sequence GGCTTCACCTTGATCGAGGTGATGGTCGTGATCGTCATCCTCGGTGTCCTGGCTGCGCTCGTGGTGCCACGCATCATGAGCCGACCGGACGAAGCGCGAGTAGTCGCTGCGAAGCAGGATATCGCGACCATCATGCAGGCCCTGAAGCTATACAAGCTCGATAACCGACATTACCCGAGCAACGCACAGGGGCTGTCGGCCTTGCTGGAGCGTCCGGCCGGGAACCCAACGCCTGAGAACTGGAAGCGCTATCTGGAGCGCCTGCCTTTGGATCCTTGGGGCAAGCCGTACCAGTATCTCAACCCGGGTCTGCAAGGCGAAGTGGACGTGATGAGTTTTGGCGCCGATGGCAAGTCAGGGGGCGAGAGTTTCGATGCCGATATCGGCTCCTGGAATCTGTAG
- the gspK gene encoding type II secretion system minor pseudopilin GspK, whose product MRCVRHPSQRGAAIVVAMLAVFLVAGIAASLLADLGRTIDGSSGLSDQAQARQLARDAVDWARNVLADDKKRTSVDHAGELWATPVPPIPVEDGEVSGEIVDWSGRFNLNNLAPRGKADYTAAGQFERLLAALGIEPGRAAAMSRALLARLVTVRESPSASTASLQGMGYAERGPLLDLAELHAVPGFDAAIVERLRPVVVAVRAPSRINVNTASAEVLHAVTTGLDLATAGALVAERERAWFRNLGDLQGRLPAGASLSAASGVDVRSTHFLVTGRARYGRAMIKVEALLERVDTWPEIVWLRTP is encoded by the coding sequence ATGCGCTGCGTTAGACACCCTAGTCAACGTGGTGCTGCGATCGTCGTTGCGATGCTGGCGGTATTTCTGGTTGCGGGTATCGCAGCCAGCCTGCTCGCGGATCTTGGTCGTACGATCGATGGCAGTAGCGGTCTTTCTGATCAGGCGCAGGCTCGCCAGCTGGCACGCGATGCGGTGGACTGGGCGCGCAACGTACTCGCGGACGACAAGAAGCGGACCTCGGTGGATCATGCCGGGGAGTTGTGGGCGACGCCGGTACCCCCGATTCCCGTTGAGGATGGGGAGGTTTCGGGTGAAATCGTAGACTGGTCGGGACGCTTTAATCTCAACAACCTCGCGCCTCGTGGCAAGGCCGATTACACTGCGGCCGGTCAGTTTGAGCGGTTGCTTGCCGCCCTGGGCATTGAGCCCGGCAGGGCGGCGGCCATGAGTCGTGCCCTACTGGCGCGCCTGGTAACGGTCAGAGAATCGCCGTCCGCCAGTACCGCGAGCCTTCAGGGGATGGGGTACGCAGAGAGAGGACCGCTGCTGGACTTGGCCGAACTGCATGCGGTACCGGGTTTCGATGCCGCCATCGTTGAGCGCCTGAGGCCCGTTGTCGTAGCAGTTCGGGCGCCGAGCAGGATCAATGTGAACACTGCGTCGGCTGAAGTGCTCCATGCCGTGACCACCGGCTTGGATCTTGCGACTGCAGGTGCGCTGGTGGCGGAGCGGGAGCGTGCATGGTTTCGCAACCTGGGGGATCTGCAAGGACGTCTGCCGGCAGGAGCCAGTCTGAGCGCGGCGTCCGGTGTGGACGTTCGGAGTACCCATTTCCTTGTGACCGGTCGAGCGCGGTACGGCAGGGCGATGATAAAGGTTGAGGCATTGTTGGAGCGCGTGGATACGTGGCCCGAGATCGTTTGGCTAAGGACCCCATGA
- the gspI gene encoding type II secretion system minor pseudopilin GspI yields the protein MMTNRGFTLLECVVALAILAVAMTSSLRAAGSVANSTDALKTRTLASWVAQNRLAELRATGAWPSLGQREGQAEQGGRGFAWRERVQPTPNPLFRRVDVQVFDQEQRPLITMTGFLARPLR from the coding sequence ATGATGACCAACCGGGGTTTCACACTGCTTGAATGCGTCGTCGCCTTGGCAATTCTCGCCGTGGCCATGACGTCGTCCCTGCGCGCGGCGGGTAGTGTGGCCAACTCGACGGATGCCCTGAAGACCCGCACGCTCGCGAGCTGGGTCGCACAGAACCGGCTCGCGGAGTTGCGCGCCACCGGCGCCTGGCCCTCTCTTGGGCAAAGAGAAGGACAGGCGGAGCAAGGGGGACGGGGTTTCGCATGGCGGGAGCGGGTTCAGCCGACACCTAACCCGCTGTTCCGCCGGGTGGACGTCCAGGTGTTCGACCAAGAGCAGCGCCCCCTGATCACGATGACGGGTTTTCTTGCGAGACCGCTGCGGTGA
- the gspL gene encoding type II secretion system protein GspL, producing MSKRLIVYIGENWPAQPSAPWVVLDAKGQVAEQGESDPRYWPAAEVCEAVLSAPQCAWIEVAVPEGGRREHQRLLRYAVEDHIAGDIDHQHLTEIGQTRTDGGTVASVLVCDRSRLRAVVTALQGCGRPLTRMYSELQGDRSEPDSWTLAVGSSAHCILHPGSVAAVALDKEVCEPLLEHLVDKARREGKAPAKLELRCQVGATAVDLGALAQRLALPVVEGAPYCWWLCQPAAVDLLHGEFQPASRRGGLLRPLRVPALVAGAAILMLLFASIVEILWKRQELDAVEQRMHRLFETAVPNTPAVAPPLQIRRHLDDARSRKGLLRQDDLLTLLVAFVDGAGSGAKGAVSKIEYEAGQLKLRLMDAQQLDSTYLEGRLGVMGYHLRQDEEGALLIVRGSGR from the coding sequence ATGAGTAAACGACTGATTGTCTATATCGGTGAGAACTGGCCGGCCCAGCCATCCGCACCGTGGGTGGTACTGGATGCCAAGGGGCAGGTTGCCGAGCAGGGTGAATCCGACCCAAGATACTGGCCTGCCGCAGAAGTGTGCGAAGCCGTGCTGTCGGCACCGCAATGTGCCTGGATCGAGGTGGCGGTACCCGAAGGGGGAAGGCGCGAACATCAACGCCTGTTGCGCTATGCGGTCGAGGATCACATTGCCGGGGATATCGATCATCAGCATCTGACCGAGATCGGCCAGACCAGAACCGATGGCGGTACGGTCGCCTCGGTGCTGGTCTGCGACCGGTCGCGCCTTCGCGCGGTCGTGACAGCGCTACAAGGCTGCGGCCGTCCGCTGACGCGGATGTATTCCGAACTGCAGGGCGATCGGTCCGAGCCGGACAGCTGGACGCTTGCCGTGGGCAGTAGCGCTCACTGCATCCTGCATCCCGGCAGCGTGGCGGCCGTGGCGTTGGACAAGGAGGTGTGCGAGCCGCTGCTCGAACACCTGGTGGACAAGGCCCGGCGTGAAGGCAAGGCGCCGGCTAAGCTGGAACTCCGGTGCCAGGTTGGTGCGACGGCCGTCGACCTGGGAGCCCTGGCACAGCGTCTTGCACTGCCGGTCGTCGAAGGCGCACCTTACTGCTGGTGGTTATGCCAGCCGGCTGCAGTCGATCTCTTGCACGGCGAGTTCCAGCCAGCGAGCCGGCGGGGAGGGCTGTTGCGCCCGCTTCGTGTGCCCGCCTTGGTGGCCGGCGCGGCAATCCTGATGCTCTTGTTCGCGAGCATCGTCGAGATTCTGTGGAAAAGGCAGGAGCTCGACGCAGTAGAGCAGCGCATGCATCGGCTTTTCGAGACTGCGGTACCGAACACGCCCGCGGTGGCTCCGCCATTGCAGATCCGCCGCCACCTTGATGATGCGCGTTCCCGAAAGGGTCTGTTGAGGCAGGACGATCTGCTGACCTTGCTCGTCGCCTTCGTTGACGGCGCCGGGAGCGGTGCCAAGGGAGCGGTATCGAAGATCGAGTATGAAGCCGGCCAGCTCAAGCTCAGGCTGATGGACGCGCAGCAACTCGATTCGACTTACCTTGAGGGCCGGCTTGGCGTGATGGGCTATCACTTGCGGCAAGATGAGGAAGGCGCCTTGCTGATTGTGCGGGGAAGCGGACGATGA
- the gspN gene encoding type II secretion system protein N → MALVIVRLPAGLVDYGVRHLTDGQLRVVQTQGSVWRGQGVLASSEVSPRLTAARQVAWRTELELYRLAVRLRLSEHGREQLVLTVAPTGLAIEKLGLDLPASLVSAAIRHPAARAGWRGRFLVDSSGLVCDAHAVCAGKMTMEWHDAGVNLLPGHQLGTHRAVLAAMGRSFDVAVNTLDGNVRVDGGGKITDGRLVALDLLFSGPPELVGRLPNVMDGHARLTGEPGQVRLRLP, encoded by the coding sequence ATGGCGCTGGTGATCGTGCGGCTGCCCGCCGGGCTGGTGGACTATGGCGTTCGCCATCTTACCGACGGGCAGTTGAGAGTCGTTCAGACACAAGGCAGCGTCTGGCGTGGTCAGGGCGTGCTCGCCTCCTCGGAGGTAAGTCCGCGGCTGACTGCTGCGCGGCAGGTGGCATGGCGTACTGAACTGGAGTTGTATCGCCTTGCCGTGCGGCTGAGGCTCTCCGAGCATGGTCGGGAGCAGCTTGTCCTGACGGTCGCGCCAACCGGACTGGCGATCGAGAAGCTGGGGCTGGACCTGCCCGCGTCGCTGGTGTCGGCTGCGATCAGGCATCCTGCGGCACGCGCTGGCTGGCGAGGCAGGTTCCTGGTCGATTCGAGCGGTCTGGTCTGTGATGCTCATGCCGTCTGTGCGGGAAAAATGACCATGGAATGGCATGATGCCGGCGTGAATCTGCTCCCCGGCCACCAGCTGGGTACGCACCGTGCAGTGCTTGCCGCCATGGGGCGGAGTTTCGATGTTGCCGTGAATACACTCGATGGCAATGTGCGTGTCGATGGCGGCGGCAAGATTACCGACGGCCGATTGGTTGCGCTCGACCTGCTGTTCAGCGGTCCGCCCGAGCTGGTGGGGCGGCTGCCCAACGTCATGGACGGCCACGCCCGATTGACCGGGGAGCCTGGCCAGGTACGCCTGCGCCTTCCTTAG
- a CDS encoding 3',5'-nucleoside bisphosphate phosphatase encodes MNADLHCHSTVSDGLLSPADVARRAHANGVDLLALTDHDEVGGIDEAQAVAAELGLGFVPGVEISVSFAGETIHIVGLGIDHRHPELVAGLRQVREGRDARAARIGEELARVGIRGALEGARGFAGNPALVSRAHFARFLVTSGVMPDVKTVFDHYLVRGKPGFVEHEWAQLEEAVGWIRAAGGIAVVAHPARYRLSTADMKRLFDRFQAAGGEAVEVVSGAHTPEEAARFASEARRRGLLASRASDFHGEKESAVDLGRCNPLPPDLTPVWSRLLQ; translated from the coding sequence ATGAACGCTGATCTGCATTGCCATTCCACCGTCTCCGACGGCTTGCTGAGCCCCGCCGACGTGGCGCGCCGCGCGCATGCCAACGGGGTGGACCTGCTCGCGCTCACCGACCACGACGAAGTGGGCGGCATCGACGAGGCGCAGGCGGTTGCCGCCGAGCTCGGCCTGGGCTTCGTGCCGGGGGTGGAGATCTCGGTGTCCTTTGCCGGCGAGACCATCCATATCGTCGGTCTCGGCATCGATCATCGCCACCCGGAACTGGTTGCCGGGCTGCGTCAGGTGCGCGAGGGGCGCGATGCCCGCGCCGCGCGCATCGGCGAGGAACTCGCCCGTGTGGGCATTCGCGGCGCGCTGGAAGGCGCGCGCGGCTTTGCCGGCAATCCGGCCCTGGTCAGTCGCGCGCATTTCGCCCGCTTCCTGGTGACCAGCGGGGTGATGCCGGACGTGAAGACGGTTTTCGACCATTACCTGGTGCGCGGCAAGCCCGGCTTCGTCGAGCACGAATGGGCGCAACTGGAAGAGGCGGTGGGCTGGATTCGCGCCGCGGGCGGCATCGCGGTGGTGGCCCATCCGGCGCGCTACCGTCTGTCCACCGCCGACATGAAGCGGCTCTTCGACCGCTTCCAGGCGGCCGGCGGCGAGGCGGTGGAGGTGGTGTCCGGCGCCCACACGCCGGAGGAGGCGGCCCGTTTCGCCAGCGAGGCACGCCGTCGCGGCCTGCTGGCCTCGCGCGCTTCCGACTTCCATGGCGAGAAGGAAAGCGCGGTCGACCTGGGGCGCTGCAATCCCTTGCCGCCCGATCTGACCCCGGTGTGGTCGCGCCTGCTGCAGTAA
- a CDS encoding site-2 protease family protein, with protein MESLIPTLAIWALPVLLAITLHEAAHGYVARHFGDPTAHLAGRITLNPFKHIDPVGTVLVPIGILALSTLFGGGGILFGWAKPVPVDFGRLRKPKADMLWVAAAGPFMNLVMAIGWAIVFKFATATPQTAYTLPLELMAEAGMTINAVLMFLNLLPIPPLDGGRIAVSLLPGRMAWQFARLEPYGFPILLILLFTGVLGAILWPLIAVFRFVLATIFGFYG; from the coding sequence ATGGAATCGCTGATCCCCACGCTTGCCATCTGGGCATTGCCGGTGCTGCTGGCCATCACCTTGCACGAGGCGGCGCACGGCTATGTGGCGCGCCACTTCGGCGACCCGACGGCGCATCTGGCGGGGCGGATCACCCTCAATCCCTTCAAGCACATCGACCCGGTGGGCACCGTGCTGGTGCCGATCGGTATCCTCGCACTCAGCACCCTGTTCGGCGGTGGTGGCATCCTCTTCGGCTGGGCCAAGCCGGTGCCGGTGGATTTCGGCCGCCTGCGCAAGCCCAAGGCCGACATGCTGTGGGTCGCCGCAGCCGGGCCGTTCATGAACCTGGTCATGGCCATCGGCTGGGCCATCGTGTTCAAGTTCGCCACCGCCACGCCGCAGACCGCCTACACCCTGCCGCTGGAGCTGATGGCCGAGGCCGGCATGACGATCAACGCGGTGCTGATGTTCCTCAACCTGCTGCCGATTCCGCCGCTGGACGGCGGGCGCATCGCGGTCAGCCTGCTGCCCGGGCGCATGGCCTGGCAGTTCGCGCGGCTGGAACCCTACGGTTTTCCGATTCTTCTCATCCTGCTGTTCACCGGCGTGCTGGGGGCCATCCTGTGGCCGCTGATCGCGGTGTTCCGCTTTGTCCTCGCAACGATCTTCGGGTTTTACGGGTAA
- the gspM gene encoding type II secretion system protein GspM produces the protein MSSLVQQMRTKFSVMSARERRLVLAAVAVVGLALMATAVEWVLRERARLDQELPRARAQLLQMQDDAAELAQLDRERGALPQVDPAALALSVETAARVRGLTVDVQPVSGGVQVSGSGSFPAVMEWLAGVQAESRLRPNRMTLAKEDRSVRFDAVLLP, from the coding sequence ATGAGCAGCCTGGTGCAGCAGATGCGTACAAAGTTTTCGGTCATGTCCGCGCGTGAGCGTCGGCTTGTCCTTGCCGCGGTGGCAGTCGTGGGTTTGGCGCTCATGGCTACTGCGGTAGAGTGGGTTTTGCGCGAACGCGCCAGGCTCGATCAGGAACTCCCGAGAGCGAGGGCGCAGTTGTTGCAGATGCAGGATGATGCCGCTGAGTTGGCGCAACTCGATCGAGAACGGGGCGCGCTTCCTCAGGTCGATCCGGCGGCGCTGGCGCTGTCGGTCGAGACCGCCGCGCGGGTCCGGGGCCTTACGGTAGATGTTCAGCCCGTCTCCGGTGGTGTCCAGGTTAGCGGGAGCGGTAGTTTCCCGGCGGTGATGGAGTGGCTGGCCGGCGTGCAGGCGGAGAGCCGTTTGCGTCCGAACCGTATGACGCTGGCGAAAGAAGATCGCTCGGTGCGCTTCGACGCGGTGTTGTTGCCTTGA
- a CDS encoding type II secretion system protein GspJ encodes MQSAFVRRRVAGLTLIELLVALAVFAVLGTLTWRGSSQMIDTNRMVSQDLEHWRAINRALQIMELNLIQAVARPATEGAMAAPAFALIDGPRGAELTFRTLSGDAGVQRVSFRLAGDQWMWIRRSDDIQSPEAQQGEESDVLLSGVKTVSWRFLGTDGWVSAWPPEGLAIDELPAGVELRLNLVGLGAVSRIYALR; translated from the coding sequence ATGCAGAGCGCCTTTGTACGCCGACGAGTGGCCGGGCTTACGCTGATCGAGTTACTGGTCGCTCTGGCGGTGTTTGCGGTGCTCGGGACGCTGACCTGGCGCGGCAGCAGCCAGATGATCGATACCAATCGAATGGTTTCGCAGGACCTGGAGCATTGGCGGGCGATCAATCGAGCCTTGCAGATCATGGAGCTGAACCTGATTCAGGCGGTCGCCCGCCCGGCGACCGAGGGCGCGATGGCTGCCCCCGCGTTCGCGCTGATTGATGGGCCGAGGGGGGCAGAATTGACTTTCCGGACCTTGAGTGGCGATGCCGGTGTCCAGCGCGTGTCCTTTCGATTGGCAGGCGATCAGTGGATGTGGATCAGGCGTTCGGACGACATTCAGTCACCGGAGGCGCAGCAGGGAGAAGAGTCCGACGTCCTGCTTTCCGGCGTGAAAACGGTGAGCTGGCGCTTTCTCGGCACGGATGGCTGGGTGTCCGCTTGGCCCCCGGAGGGGCTTGCGATCGATGAATTGCCTGCCGGCGTGGAACTCCGCTTGAATCTTGTCGGCCTCGGTGCCGTGAGCCGGATCTATGCGCTGCGTTAG
- a CDS encoding L-threonylcarbamoyladenylate synthase, translated as MAQYFSLHPEHPQPRLIRQAAEIMRGGGLVALPTDSAYALAALTGDASVLARIRQIRGVDERHHFTLMCRDLSEIATYARVDNAQYRLLKATTPGAYTFILEGTKELPRRVLHPKRKTIGLRVPDHPVVSALLEELNEPMLTSTLLLPDEDLPLTDPEEIRDRLEKQVELIIEAGYCGPEATSVIDLTSGAPELVRAGRGDLAPFGLEAD; from the coding sequence ATGGCCCAGTACTTTTCCCTGCACCCGGAACACCCCCAGCCGCGCCTGATCCGCCAGGCGGCGGAGATCATGCGCGGCGGCGGCCTGGTGGCCCTGCCCACCGACTCGGCCTATGCGCTGGCGGCGCTGACCGGCGACGCCAGCGTGCTCGCACGCATCCGCCAGATCCGCGGCGTAGACGAGCGCCATCACTTCACGCTCATGTGCCGGGATCTTTCCGAGATCGCCACCTACGCGCGGGTGGACAACGCCCAGTACCGCTTGCTCAAGGCGACCACGCCGGGCGCCTATACCTTCATCCTGGAGGGCACCAAGGAGCTGCCGCGCCGCGTGCTGCATCCCAAGCGCAAGACCATCGGTTTGCGGGTGCCGGACCATCCGGTGGTCTCCGCGCTGCTCGAGGAACTGAACGAGCCCATGCTCACCTCGACCCTGCTGCTGCCGGACGAGGATCTGCCGCTGACCGATCCTGAGGAAATCCGCGACCGCCTGGAGAAGCAGGTGGAGCTGATCATCGAAGCCGGCTACTGCGGGCCGGAAGCCACCTCGGTGATCGACCTCACCTCGGGCGCACCGGAACTGGTGCGCGCCGGGCGCGGCGACCTGGCGCCCTTCGGGCTGGAAGCGGACTGA